The following coding sequences lie in one Oncorhynchus kisutch isolate 150728-3 linkage group LG3, Okis_V2, whole genome shotgun sequence genomic window:
- the LOC109888400 gene encoding cytochrome b-245 light chain-like isoform X2 produces MEKSTYTFLLTGGIVGVAGQFRDREFAAYSIAAGVFVCLLEYPRGKRNKGTSVERTGQYCFTVCVKSFGPLTRNYYVRAFLHAAICVPGGFILAAVLGCVCLGIASLIYLAAAIRGEQWEPILPWKESARKPVGESIKLPPQNPPPRPPAEMRRKRAEDLEAAAYVNPIAVTANDD; encoded by the exons atggagaagtcaacatacacgt TTCTCCTTACTGGTGGCATAGTGGGTGTGGCCGGCCAGTTCAGGGACCGGGAGTTTGCTGCTTATTCTAT AGCTGCAGGGGTGTTTGTCTGTCTACTAGAGTACCCAAGGGGCAAGAGAAACAAGGGCACCAGTGTAGAAAGGAC GGGTCAGTACTGCTTCACTGTCTGTGTGAAGTCATTCGGCCCACTGACCAGGAACTACTATGTCAGAGCATTTCTACATGCAGC GATCTGCGTTCCTGGTGGTTTCATCCTTGCAGCTGTTCTTGGCTGTGTCTGCCTCGGCATAGCTAGCCTCATCTACCTTGCG GCGGCCATCCGAGGGGAGCAGTGGGAGCCCATCCTGCCCTGGAAGGAGAGTGCCCGTAAGCCTGTGGGAGAGAGCATCAAGCTCCCTCCCCAGAACCCTCCACCACGCCCACCCGCAGAGATGCGCAGGAAACGGGCAGAGGACCTGGAGGCGGCTGCCTATGTCAACCCCATCGCTGTCACTGCCAATGATGACTAG
- the LOC109888400 gene encoding cytochrome b-245 light chain-like isoform X1, giving the protein MWANEQALAAGLILLTGGIVGVAGQFRDREFAAYSIAAGVFVCLLEYPRGKRNKGTSVERTGQYCFTVCVKSFGPLTRNYYVRAFLHAAICVPGGFILAAVLGCVCLGIASLIYLAAAIRGEQWEPILPWKESARKPVGESIKLPPQNPPPRPPAEMRRKRAEDLEAAAYVNPIAVTANDD; this is encoded by the exons ATGTGGGCCAATGAACAGGCTCTGGCGGCGGGGCTCA TTCTCCTTACTGGTGGCATAGTGGGTGTGGCCGGCCAGTTCAGGGACCGGGAGTTTGCTGCTTATTCTAT AGCTGCAGGGGTGTTTGTCTGTCTACTAGAGTACCCAAGGGGCAAGAGAAACAAGGGCACCAGTGTAGAAAGGAC GGGTCAGTACTGCTTCACTGTCTGTGTGAAGTCATTCGGCCCACTGACCAGGAACTACTATGTCAGAGCATTTCTACATGCAGC GATCTGCGTTCCTGGTGGTTTCATCCTTGCAGCTGTTCTTGGCTGTGTCTGCCTCGGCATAGCTAGCCTCATCTACCTTGCG GCGGCCATCCGAGGGGAGCAGTGGGAGCCCATCCTGCCCTGGAAGGAGAGTGCCCGTAAGCCTGTGGGAGAGAGCATCAAGCTCCCTCCCCAGAACCCTCCACCACGCCCACCCGCAGAGATGCGCAGGAAACGGGCAGAGGACCTGGAGGCGGCTGCCTATGTCAACCCCATCGCTGTCACTGCCAATGATGACTAG
- the LOC109888399 gene encoding programmed cell death protein 5 isoform X1 codes for MADDELEAIRRQRMAELQSKHGSLSWNQMNPGDSSNDQQGQQEAKQRETEMRNSMLAQVLDQSARARLSNLALVKPEKAKAVENYLIQMARMGQLGGKISETGLIDILEKVSQQTEKKTTVKFNRRKVMDSDDEEDD; via the exons ATGGCAGACGACGAATTGGAGGCTATCAGGCGGCAACGCATGGCCGAACTGCAGTCAAAACATGGG AGTCTGTCTTGGAACCAAATGAATCCGGGG GACTCTTCAAATGACCAGCAAGGGCAGCAGGAGGCCAAACAGAG GGAAACAGAGATGAGGAACTCCATGCTGGCTCAGGTTCTAGACCAGTCCGCCCGCGCCAGAT TGAGTAACTTGGCTCTGGTGAAGCCAGAGAAGGCCAAAGCAGTGGAGAATTACCTCATACAGATGGCCCGCATGGGCCAGCTGGGAGGAAAG ATTTCAGAGACTGGTTTGATCGACATCTTAGAAAAAGTTAGTCAACAAACTGAAAAAAAGACAACTGTCAAG TTCAACCGACGAAAGGTGATGGACTCagatgatgaggaggatgatTGA
- the LOC109888399 gene encoding programmed cell death protein 5 isoform X2, producing MADDELEAIRRQRMAELQSKHGDSSNDQQGQQEAKQRETEMRNSMLAQVLDQSARARLSNLALVKPEKAKAVENYLIQMARMGQLGGKISETGLIDILEKVSQQTEKKTTVKFNRRKVMDSDDEEDD from the exons ATGGCAGACGACGAATTGGAGGCTATCAGGCGGCAACGCATGGCCGAACTGCAGTCAAAACATGGG GACTCTTCAAATGACCAGCAAGGGCAGCAGGAGGCCAAACAGAG GGAAACAGAGATGAGGAACTCCATGCTGGCTCAGGTTCTAGACCAGTCCGCCCGCGCCAGAT TGAGTAACTTGGCTCTGGTGAAGCCAGAGAAGGCCAAAGCAGTGGAGAATTACCTCATACAGATGGCCCGCATGGGCCAGCTGGGAGGAAAG ATTTCAGAGACTGGTTTGATCGACATCTTAGAAAAAGTTAGTCAACAAACTGAAAAAAAGACAACTGTCAAG TTCAACCGACGAAAGGTGATGGACTCagatgatgaggaggatgatTGA
- the LOC109873073 gene encoding diphosphomevalonate decarboxylase-like produces MPEDSGKEFTMVTCSAPVNIAVIKYWGKRDEELILPINSSLSVTLHQDQLKTTTTVACSRSFQEDRIWLNGKEEDITQPRLQSCLREIRCLARKRRSDGEADVDTAGLSHKVHICSVNNFPTAAGLASSAAGYACLVYTLSRVMGVEGELSVVSRQGSGSACRSMYGGFVQWIMGQQGDGKDSLSQQVEPETHWPELRVLVLVVSAERKPVGSTSGMQTSVETSILLKHRADSVVPARMKEMIEAVHKRDFTAFAELTMKDSNQFHATCLDTYPPIFYLNDVSRRVINLVHRYNRHYRETKVAYTFDAGPNAVIYTLQQNVEEFVQVVKHFFPPETNGGQFLKGLPVAPTTLSEELKQAIGMEPMVKGICYIISTKAGPGPRVVEDPSEHLLGSDGLPKESA; encoded by the exons ATGCCCGAGGACAGCGGCAAAGAGTTCACCATGGTAACATGCAGTGCGCCTGTGAATATTGCTGTTATCAAATACT gggggaagagggatgAAGAGTTGATTCTACCTATAAATTCATCTTTGAGTGTCACATTACATCAAGACCAG CTCAAGACGACCACAACAGTGGCGTGCAGCAGGTCGTTCCAGGAGGATCGTATCTGGCTCAACGGCAAAGAGGAGGACATAACCCAGCCCAGACTACAGTCCTGCCTTAGGGAGA TTCGGTGCCTGGCCCGTAAGCGACGTAGTGATGGGGAGGCTGATGTAGACACGGCCGGTTTGTCCCATAAAGTCCACATCTGCTCTGTCAACAACTTCCCAACTGCAGCCGGACTTGCCTCTTCTGCTGCCGGCTATGCCTGTCTGG TGTACACCCTGTCCCGGGTgatgggagtggagggggagttgTCTGTGGTTTCTAGGCAGGGTTCAGGCAGTGCCTGTAGGAGTATGTATGGGGGCTTTGTCCAGTGGATTATGGGCCAGCAAGGAGATGGCAAGGACAGTCTGTCCCAGCAGGTGGAACCAGAGACTCACTGGCCTGAGCTCAGGGTCCTTGTACTGGTG gTCAGTGCTGAGAGGAAACCAGTTGGCAGCACTTCTGGCATGCAAACTAGTGTAGAGACGAGCATTCTCCTgaag CACCGGGCAGACTCTGTGGTCCCAGCCAGGATGAAGGAGATGATTGAGGCTGTACATAAGAGGGACTTTACTGCATTCGCTGAACTGACCATGAAGGACAGCAATCAGTTCCATGCCACCTGCCTGGACACCTACCCACCCATCTTCTACCTCAACGATGTGTCGCGCCGTGTTATCAACCTTGTGCACCGCTATAACCGTCACTACAGGGAAACAAAG GTGGCATACACATTTGATGCAGGTCCCAATGCAGTGATCTACACTCTTCAGCAGAATGTGGAAGAGTTTGTCCAGGTGGTCAAACACTTCTTCCCACCAGAGACCAATGGAGGACA GTTTCTAAAGGGTCTTCCGGTTGCCCCAACAACATTATCTGAGGAGCTGAAGCAGGCCATTGGTATGGAGCCCATGGTGAAGGGAATCTGCTATATAATCAGCactaag GCTGGACCTGGACCTCGTGTGGTGGAGGACCCTAGTGAGCATCTGCTTGGATCTGACGGGCTGCCCAAGGAGAGTGCATGA